Proteins encoded within one genomic window of Paramisgurnus dabryanus chromosome 13, PD_genome_1.1, whole genome shotgun sequence:
- the fam210ab gene encoding uncharacterized protein C18orf19 homolog B translates to MQRMWSSVTLRQVSRLRSAYLGHAWAARQLPSTIQASRCFSCTNVVWVNKVHKTPVEEETPLDPPQSLAGTEGLYKADPGSVETAPENKGDVDPLQDKSIGLFQRFKKTFKQYGKVMVPVHIVTSTVWFGSFYYAAMKGVNLVPFLEFIGLPDWMVGILRDSQGGYALTAYAMYKLATPARYTVTLGGTSLSVQYLRKHGYLSTPPPVKEYIQDKMEETRERLTEKMEETKERFSEKMEETKELLSDRMEGTKERFSETKDKFSERLQETKDKMSFRKKPD, encoded by the exons ATGCAGCGGATGTGGTCTTCAGTCACTCTGCGGCAGGTGTCCCGGCTGCGTTCTGCGTACCTGGGTCACGCCTGGGCCGCACGTCAACTTCCTTCGACCATCCAGGCCTCGCGCTGCTTTAGCTGCACTAATGTTGTGTGGGTGAACAAAGTCCATAAAACGCCTGTGGAGGAAGAAACGCCATTGGACCCTCCGCAGAGTCTTGCAGGAACTGAGGGTCTTTACAAGGCTGATCCCGGGTCTGTAGAGACTGCCCCTGAGAATAAGGGCGATGTCGATCCTCTGCAGGACAAATCTATTGGGCTTTTCCAGAGATTTAAGAAGACGTTTAAACAGTATGGTAAAGTGATGGTGCCCGTGCATATCGTCACATCCACTGTATGGTTCGGTAGCTTCTACTATGCTGCAATGAA AGGAGTGAACCTTGTCCCGTTCCTGGAGTTCATTGGTTTACCGGATTGGATGGTGGGAATTTTGCGCGATTCCCAGGGTGGCTATGCACTCACAGCCTATGCAATGTATAAG CTTGCTACACCTGCCCGATACACCGTTACACTGGGCGGCACGTCCCTCTCCGTCCAATACCTCCGTAAACATGGATACCTCTCCACCCCTCCGCCTGTTAAAGAGTACATACAGGACAAAATGGAGGAGACCAGGGAAAGATTGACTGAAAAAATGGAGGAGACAAAGGAGAGATTTTCAGAGAAAATGGAGGAAACCAAAGAACTGCTATCGGACCGAATGGAGGGGACCAAAGAGCGTTTTTCTGAGACGAAAGACAAATTTTCTGAGAGACTTCAGGAGACGAAAGACAAAATGTCTTTCCGTAAGAAACCTGATTAG